A window of the Zerene cesonia ecotype Mississippi chromosome 24, Zerene_cesonia_1.1, whole genome shotgun sequence genome harbors these coding sequences:
- the LOC119836536 gene encoding uncharacterized protein LOC119836536 produces the protein MSYNTNWDVEKYREEHESEDHWQLRRAFIERWKENYPEERLICLAQVFANIEFMGCRYPIETMQEVARLSKEVAINYRKQKKTKLQRTFVSASDAAEDRAKGIKREGGVVKDSPPAKSTKIEFVPQGQSVITTDQQDSDDNDDEKCVEQDVKDDDVKASESDKKERFNSYREELGKIDCLDMGSFRENMFITPFGRFVLLVRPWAAKQTNIQASAQACHLILRTTYKPPVYSLALNGELLAEASGDSKAEARCIAETLAWNRLKECSVSLMVKEQFRAQGDREISMSDVSGKKEEFGTPVENSVATKMMKLMGWKGGGLGADAQGIEEPIKPNLQMVNRAGLGSTVSDIRALRRAGFELMKRYLSSDTLDVELVFSSEFGKEERAVLHQCAKRVGLGSRSYGDKDRFLVVRKKLDPFSLVRAVVEKGGDTPKYQVFIPTTLANGR, from the exons ATGTCGTATAACACAAATTGGGACGTTGAAAAATATAGAGAGGAGCATGAAAGTGAGGATCATTGGCAGTTAAGGAGAGCCTTCATAGAGAGATGGAAGGAGAATTATCCAGAGGAAAGATTAATATGCCTGGCGCAAGTATTTGCCAATATAGAATTTATGGGATGCAGATACCCTATAGAAACTATGCAGGAAGTTGCGAGACTATCGAAAGAG GTGGCAATCAATTACaggaaacaaaagaaaaccaAACTGCAAAGAACATTTGTGTCTGCATCTGACGCAGCTGAAGATCGCGCTAAGGGCATAAAGAGAGAAGGCGGAGTCGTCAAAGACTCCCCACCAGCAAAATCTacaaaaattgaatttgtacCACAAGGACAGAGTGTGATAACCACTGATCAACAAGACTccgatgataatgatgatgaaaaatgTGTGGAACAGGATGTAAAAGATGATGATGTAAAAGCGAGTGAATCAGATAAGAAAGAACGGTTTAACAGTTATAGAGAAGAATTGGGGAAGATTGATTGTTTGGATATGGGGAGTTTTAGAGAGAATATGTTTATAACACCGTTTGGACGGTTTGTTCTTTTGGTTCGACCATGGGCTGCCAAACAGACTAATATACAAG cCAGCGCCCAAGCATGCCATCTAATACTCCGCACGACGTATAAACCGCCTGTCTATTCGCTGGCTCTTAACGGAGAGCTGTTAGCAGAAGCCTCTGGTGATAGCAAAGCGGAGGCGAGGTGCATTGCGGAGACGCTGGCATGGAAT agATTAAAAGAATGCTCCGTGAGTCTCATGGTCAAGGAACAATTCAGAGCCCAAGGGGACAGGGAGATATCAATGAGCGATGTATCCGGGAAGAAGGAGGAATTCGGTACGCCCGTTGAAAACAGTGTTGCTACCAA GATGATGAAACTCATGGGTTGGAAGGGCGGAGGACTGGGGGCGGACGCTCAAGGCATTGAGGAACCGATCAAGCCTAATTTACAAatg GTCAACCGGGCAGGCCTCGGCAGCACAGTGTCCGACATACGCGCACTGAGACGCGCCGGCTTCGAGCTGATGAAGCGCTACCTCAGCTCCGACACCCTGGACGTGGAGCTGGTGTTCAGCAGCGAGTTCGGCAAGGAGGAGAGGGCGGTGCTGCACCAGTGTGCCAAGAGGGTGGGGCTCGGGTCCAGGAGCTATGGGGATAAGGACAG
- the LOC119836337 gene encoding uncharacterized protein LOC119836337 has product MGPANMCSDKEPAEEISSVFKLQWLNTTLKFIKNDKELILNYPELSVDRIKFLQDMISGRNADIALGYKQLYIPLWEALKIIGVKYEFKMRVKHTGNNTGYLTLEKVPKASLPRIEIPSSICDSDSSDNDIEPTRREQISKQYLAKMHTTVDSISPSFIKASLQKLHDFVTDVEKASMVFDNLARIEATFLQNLLGVLKRREALEELFSPMCNALLKKIGAAVETSDSFRLEMSTVSLDEGTSRRHLTFKKTPYFAKKKNKKSISGRKKESTRPSTAAQIKKSLAAQKCKVNDLSAKMETLSVKGKLENLRDELKKDIPQAIDKPPTIDKNKGAKDNVKNANAIDKKVLNKSNSVLPQSLNNAVTAINLTSSINGCEKKNETEVPTIDKTTKAIEEKTFETLIKENKHIQMRSDNVVMDKELLQKAVVPANGDIKARSTDKPIECQISKSIGEGKINKQIDNTGSSKSTTKNAAKDKPKASPIDKMDVKSIPKGAVKLMEGLTKPVESDIAIRMMKSMGWEGGALGAREGGIIEPIMPAVHLVKNAGLGHVQPARGAGGAGGAGGAGVRRDVLQAILHALRCDSAVSFAHLPAPLGKRERQRLHALNRALNARPDAGAGAGAAGAAGAGGGDEAALLECIVTALRESPRLKFFVEIKKRLLRIEKLEEPMHDLPPELRESNPDERDKKDSKKKKGRDSKITETVPPKEVKRKLFDYIYAIDANNNGHDFLDKDYIVSLLNDNERSELNTKMINLLKDRLFIMKMCFHFLRSDKTDVTISVNINVVSVKFVKHLTVFVNKRRPSLKTSLENMVWSELVHYIGECYLIYWCDGPKSFGFSKVYRPERSISNASGSISVPKEVNQAEITPSNTDGQDNDKMCLNFSNKQNAGDLFVFGNNSSDVIDGNTRKIDEATLAKETSIAEGENRTNLDINKKEDTGNPYKTMNDEIKKIIENIHDCKKITSCHINDVINIRITGETNAAMSEETAKGIQIRIWNAVRDPNSNFLPALKCHGINNDSLLYSCFSYETCAWLTRLLPDYRVLPYNKCDSYVMTMRLRAYDDSMDVVACLKVYYAKIDVAKWRVVETVFRDGELSVIVLMDWDSFKFISDSGFRLYAGVDEVSFEILLV; this is encoded by the exons ATGGGACCTGCAAATATGTGCAG TGACAAAGAACCAGCCGAAGAAATTTCATCAGTGTTTAAACTGCAATGGTTGAACACCACActgaaattcataaaaaatgacaaggagttaattttaaattatccgGAACTATCCGTGGACAGAATAAAGTTCCTTCAAGATATGATAAGCGGTAGAAATGCTGATATAGCTCTGGGCTACAAGCAATTATACATACCTCTGTGGGAGGCGCTCAAGATAATTGGCGTGAAATATGAATTCAAAATGCGAGTAAAGCACACTGGAAATAATACTGG ATATTTAACCCTGGAAAAAGTACCAAAGGCGTCTTTGCCTAGAATAGAAAT CCCCAGCAGCATCTGCGACTCCGACTCGTCAGATAACGACATCGAACCGACGAGAAGGGAACAGATAAGCAAGCAATACTTGGCCAAGATGCACACAACAGTTGACTCCATATCCCCATCCTTCATCAAGGCGTCCCTGCAGAAGTTACACGACTTCGTGACCGACGTGGAGAAAGCGAGTATGGTTTTCGACAACCTGGCGAGGATCGAAGCGACCTTCCTGCAGAACCTGCTCGGTGTTCTGAAGAGGAGGGAGGCCCTGGAGGAACTCTTTTCGCCGATGTGCAACGCCTTGCTGAAGAAGATCGGTGCAGCTGTCGAGACATCTGACAGCTTCAGACTGGAGATGTCCACGGTCAGTCTGGATGAGGGCACTTCTAGAAG GCATTTGACATTCAAAAAAACACCGTATTTCgccaaaaagaaaaataaaaagtc AATATCAGGAAGGAAAAAGGAAAGCACGAGACCGAGTACGGCggcacagattaaaaaatccCTCGCGGCGCAGAAGTGTAAGGTTAATGATTTATCAGCGAAGATGGAAACATTATCTGTTAAAGGGAAACTAGAGAATTTACG TGACGAGTTAAAAAAGGACATACCACAAGCCATAGACAAACCACCGACCATAGACAAGAACAAAGGGGCCAAAGACAATGTTAAAAACGCGAATGCCatagataaaaaagtattaaataaatctaacaGTGTGTTACCACAATCTTTAAACAACGCAGTTACAGCAATTAATCTTACATCTAGTATAAATGG TTGCGAAAAGAAAAACGAAACGGAAGTACCGACCATAGACAAAACTACGAAGGCGATAGAGGAGAAAACATTTGAAACCctcataaaagaaaataaacacatacaaatgAGAAGCGATAATGTTGTTATGGATAAGGAGTTATTGCAAAAAGCGGTGGTGCCTGCGAATGG AGACATAAAAGCACGGAGCACAGATAAACCAATTGaatgtcaaatttcaaaaagTATTGGGGaagggaaaataaataaacagatagACAACACTGGTTCAAG TAAATCAACCACAAAGAACGCGGCCAAAGACAAGCCCAAAGCGTCGCCCATAGATAAGATGGATGTGAAAAGTATCCCCAAAGGGGCGGTAAAATTGATGGAAGGCTTGACGAAACCCGTAGAAAGCGATATAGCAATAAG gaTGATGAAGTCCATGGGGTGGGAGGGGGGTGCTCTAGGCGCGAGGGAGGGAGGGATCATTGAACCAATAATGCCAGCTGTACATTTG GTGAAGAACGCCGGCCTCGGGCACGTGCAGccggcgcgcggcgcgggcggggcgggcggcgcgggcggggcGGGCGTGCGGCGCGACGTGCTGCAGGCGATACTGCACGCGCTGCGCTGCGACAGCGCCGTCTCGTTCGCGCACCTGCCCGCGCCGCTCGGCAAGAGGGAGAGGCAGCGCCTGCACGCGCTCAACCGCGCGCTCAACGCCCGCCCCGACGCCggcgcgggggcgggggcggcgggggcggcgggggcggggggCGGCGACGAGGCGGCGCTGCTGGAGTGCATCGTGACCGCGCTGCGGGAGAGCCCCAGGCTGAAGTTCTTTGTTGAAATTAAGAAGCG GCTCTTGCGGATTGAAAAGCTCGAAGAACCGATGCACGATTTGCCGCCCGAGCTCCGCGAAAGCAACCCAGACGAGAGAGACAAAAAAGATTCgaagaaaaagaaaggaaGAGATTCGAAAATAACGGAAACGGTGCCACCTAAAGAAGTTAAAAGGAAACTATTCGATTACATATACGCGATCGATGCAAACAATAACGGACACGATTTTTTGGACAAGGACTATATAGTTTCGTTGCTAAATGACAACGAAAGGTCCGAATTAAACACGAAAATGATAAACCTACTGAAAGACAGGCTGTTCATCATGAAAATGTGTTTCCACTTTTTGCGGAGCGACAAAACGGATGTGACGATATCGGTGAACATAAACGTGGTGAGCGTTAAGTTTGTGAAGCATTTGACGGTTTTCGTGAATAAGAGGAGGCCCAGCTTGAAAACGAGTCTGGAGAATATGGTGTGGTCTGAGCTGGTGCATTATATTGGAGAgtgctatttaatatattggtGTGATGGGCCCAA gtcATTTGGCTTTAGCAAAGTCTATCGTCCCGAACGTAGTATAAGCAATGCATCTGGCAGCATCAGTGTGCCGAAGGAAGTCAATCAGGCTGAAATCACACCTAGCAACACTGATGGACAAGATAATGACAAAATGTGCCTAAACTTTTCGAACAAACAAAACGCTGGTGACCTATTCGTATTTGGGAATAATTCAAGTGATGTTATAGATGGCAACACTCGAAAAATAGATGAAGCGACACTCGCAAAAGAAACCTCAATTGCGGAAGGAGAAAATCGCACAAACTtagacattaataaaaaagaagacaCCGGCAACCCATATAAAACGATGAACGacgagataaaaaaaatcatcgaGAACATACAcgattgcaaaaaaataacatcctGCCACATAAATGACGTAATCAATATAAGAATCACCGGCGAAACGAACGCGGCCATGTCGGAGGAGACGGCGAAGGGGATTCAAATTCGAATTTGGAACGCCGTGCGCGATCCAAATTCGAATTTCCTCCCCGCGCTCAAATGCCACGGCATCAACAACGACAGTCTGCTGTACAGCTGCTTCAGCTACGAGACGTGCGCGTGGCTGACGAGGCTGTTGCCAGACTATCGGGTGTTGCCATACAACAAGTGCGATTCGTACGTGATGACGATGCGACTGCGTGCGTACGACGACAGTATGGACGTGGTCGCGTGTCTGAAAGTGTATTATGCGAAAATCGATGTCGCGAAATGGCGGGTAGTCGAAACAGTGTTTAGAGATGGCGAGTTGAGTGTGATCGTGCTGATGGACTGGGattcgtttaaatttataagcgACAGCGGTTTTAGGCTGTACGCTGGGGTGGATGAAGTTAGCTTCGAGATTCTTCTGGTATAA
- the LOC119836458 gene encoding cytochrome P450 6B2-like encodes MWFLVLAFLIAVLYYYGTRNHDFWKKRGVKYDEPIIFFGSNLSHIINKHSLSERFYELHNRFPDEKYVGYFEATNPAILVRDPDLIRNILVTDFRYFHRRGLSPHKEDIEPMLRNLFTVDGDAWKLLRQRMTPAFSSAKLKAMFPLIVERTAKLSVLAESYAEKGQEVDVRDLMARYTTDFIGACGFGIDSKTLDDESNDFRSLGKRIFTITSRDILVQLLKRTFPNVELFRHLYMFAPEIERKTMSLVQQIMSQRDYKPSGRNDFIDLMLELKQKGKMVGESVDKRNPDGSPKIVELELDDQLIAAQVFVFFAAGFETSSSSSSSLLHQLAYHPDEQEKVQKEIDEVIAKYDGKLCYDAIKDMKYLEMAFKEAMRTMPPVGFLTRKTAGKYTFPGTNLTLEDRTGVVISTQALYSDEKYFEDAKEFKPMRFHPDKKIRKDLFLPFGDGPRACIGERLGVMQALAGIAALLHQFSVLPSKSSKRYPDIDPSSTIIQNVLGGLPLLLKKRKK; translated from the exons atgtGGTTCTTAGTGTTAGCATTTCTTATAGCCGTCTTGTACTATTATGGTACAAGAAACCACGATTTCTGGAAAAAGAGGGGCGTGAAATACGATGAGCCGATTATCTTCTTCGGCAGCAACCTCAGCCACATCATTAATAAACACAGCTTATCTGAGCGGTTCTATGAACTTCACAACCGGTTCCCTGATGAGAAGTACGTTGGTTATTTCGAGGCGACCAACCCAGCTATACTCGTGAGAGACCCCGACTTGATCAGGAACATTTTAGTGACCGACTTCAGATACTTCCATAGACGTGGTTTGAGCCCGCATAAGGAGGATATCGAGCCTATGTTACGAAACTTGTTCACGGTAGATGGCGACGCGTGGAAACTGCTCCGTCAGAGAATGACACCAGCGTTCTCGAGCGCCAAATTGAAAGCCATGTTCCCTCTAATCGTTGAACGCACTGCGAAGTTGTCGGTGTTAGCAGAATCGTATGCTGAAAAGGGGCAAGAGGTGGATGTCAGAGATCTAATGGCACGTTATACGACAGACTTCATTGGCGCCTGCGGCTTCGGCATTGACTCTAAAACGCTGGACGATGAATCGAACGACTTCAGAAGCCTCGGCAAGAGGATCTTCACGATCACATCGAGAGATATCCTGGTCCAACTTCTGAAACGCACGTTTCCCAACGTGGAACTCTTCAGGCACTTATACATGTTTGCGCCTGAGATTGAGAGGAAGACGATGTCGCTAGTACAACAAATTATGAGTCAGAGAGATTACAAACCCTCTGGCAGAAACGATTTTATCGACCTGATGCTGGAACTGAAACAAAAGGGGAAGATGGTCGGGGAGTCGGTGGACAAACGAAATCCTGATGGGTCACCAAAAATTGTCGAGCTAGAACTAGACGACCAGCTTATAGCTGCCCAGGTGTTTGTGTTCTTTGCAGCTGGGTTTGAAACCTCGTCTTCGTCAAGCAGTTCCTTATTGCATCAGCTGGCTTACCATCCTGACGAGCAAGAGAAAGTGCAAAAAGAAATTGACGAAGTTATAGCTAAGTACGATGGAAAGCTATGCTACGACGCTATTAAGGATATGAAGTATTTAGAAATGGCTTTCAA AGAGGCCATGCGAACCATGCCACCGGTCGGGTTCTTGACCAGAAAGACAGCTGGCAAATATACCTTCCCCGGGACAAACCTCACCCTAGAGGATAGAACAGGCGTCGTCATCTCCACGCAAGCTCTCTATTCGGACGAGAAATATTTCGAGGACGCTAAGGAATTCAAACCAATGAGATTTCACCCGGATAAAAAGATAAGGAAGGATCTGTTCCTGCCCTTTGGAGACGGGCCAAGGGCTTGTATTG GTGAACGCTTGGGCGTTATGCAAGCGCTGGCGGGAATCGCAGCCCTCCTCCATCAATTTTCAGTATTACCCTCCAAGAGCAGCAAACGCTACCCAGACATCGATCCATCATCCACAATTATCCAGAACGTGCTTGGTGGTCTACCGTTGTTACtaaagaagagaaaaaaatag
- the LOC119836396 gene encoding uncharacterized protein LOC119836396 — translation MWRLVLTAALLATARSKQLPSSSELPNTAIASVTESSSEWPGALAPLDTLAVACEKDSMHVTISLATSHANSIYDTFNGIVYPAGLGSNSTCLREYVSARGDLQYSLPLKGCNTMSTDNDDGTVEYYNNIIVQPHLRLVTGQGRGYHVRCRYRRRDLTLYHLHRPHADRLTANGFDSDEYDEESGLLPSVTMKIFKGDPQDKQVASNVRIGDTLTLVVSLEKQRKYGLLVSECSVRDGLGWAEQSLIANDGCPLESEIMGRFEYSGRSQEARVAFPAHRFPYTASVYYTCEVKLCDLSHPTDCEPCSHKRSRRDTGEGAPATVEVFSGLYVNEADSPDNDDVVSEKKEDEICISQRNFAIGICVAGVILMICVIAAIAFILARRRNPKTYSRTGSSLYSGPYTNTGYSHTS, via the exons AATTACCGAACACAGCTATAGCATCCGTCACCGAATCGAGTTCCGAGTGGCCGGGTGCGCTCGCGCCTCTCGACACGCTGGCCGTCGCGTGCGAGAAGGACAGCATGCATGTCACCATCTCGCTCGCCACTAGCCACGCGAATAG TATATACGACACTTTCAATGGCATCGTGTACCCAGCTGGCCTGGGCTCGAACTCCACATGCTTGCGGGAGTACGTGTCGGCGCGGGGCGACCTGCAGTACAGCCTGCCCTTGAAGGGCTGCAACACTATGTCGACTGATAAC GACGATGGCACAGTAGAATACTACAATAACATCATAGTGCAGCCGCACTTGCGGCTCGTGACCGGCCAGGGACGCGGCTACCACGTGCGCTGCCGCTACCGCCGGCGGGACCTCACGCTGTACCACCTCCACAGGCCGCACGCGGATCGGCTCACTGCGAACGGCTTTGATAG TGATGAATACGATGAAGAGTCTGGTCTCTTGCCTTCTGTCACCATGAAGATTTTCAAAGGCGATCCACAGGACAAACAG GTGGCATCGAACGTACGTATCGGCGATACGCTTACCCTTGTTGTATCGTTGGAGAAACAGCGCAAATACGGTCTGCTCGTGTCGGAGTGCTCCGTGCGGGACGGGCTCGGCTGGGCTGAGCAGAGCCTGATCGCAAACGATGG GTGTCCGCTGGAGAGCGAGATAATGGGCCGCTTCGAGTACAGCGGGCGCTCGCAGGAGGCGCGCGTGGCGTTCCCCGCGCACCGCTTCCCCTACACCGCCAGCGTCTACTACACGTGCGAGGTCAAGCTCTGCGACCTCAGCCACCCCACGGATTGC GAGCCCTGTTCCCACAAGCGGAGCCGCCGCGACACGGGCGAGGGCGCGCCCGCCACCGTCGAGGTGTTCTCCGGCCTCTACGTCAACGAGGCCGACTCGCCGGACAACGACGACGTTGTGAGTGAGAAG AAGGAAGATGAAATCTGCATATCGCAACGCAACTTCGCTATCGGTATATGCGTGGCCGGTGTTATTTTGATGATATGCGTGATCGCTGCCATAGCTTTCATATTAGCTAGGCGACGAAACCCCAAAACTTATTCGAGAACCGGCAGCTCGCTGTACAGCGGTCCCTACACAAACACTGGCTATTCACACaccagttaa